A section of the Epinephelus moara isolate mb chromosome 3, YSFRI_EMoa_1.0, whole genome shotgun sequence genome encodes:
- the nlrc3l1 gene encoding NACHT, LRR and PYD domains-containing protein 3, whose translation MMDDSELEAIATPSGSSSIGDAVSGRAQSVPDEGEDDELYYIPERRPSLDLGPSPMDTSHWHYVDQASAPPLSYNSMTSEENLSTMDVDDGSSTRVQLDRADSYSSCYSFDSDDCEKRIPRVKSNDDAVSEPSGTPELIQDPNAIRHPSLTVAFTFKAICATLGKLTEADFKRFKMMLWKRYPQSFNTPPQSMDMVDLVDRLLECYDLEVSLQITRTLLEEMERNNIIDFLQTLCIRNEVRHELKETLKRIYGKVYEDWAMQGEKRPLDDVFTNLHITSTSNNGPNLEHEVLTIEKLDTNHKEGKLLSTGDILSAERLEQSSLKLLLVTGAAGSGKSMAIRKLILDWVEERSHQHVSFLFPLPFRELKKFEDSEVSLVDIIQTLYPETKKLTEQDYRSDDCKLMFIFDGLDEYNGPLDFQNTTLVGDHTEATTLNILVVNLLRSRLLYRALFVFFSRPPVKRCIPWDTPRDQIEVRGFHDSEREEYFRKRFKDPNQAARVIAYINSSKTLRIMCHLPLFCSLVADEHQHIFKEQGTGAEVPRSITYMYTKLLLALTRQHHTFRARYCSPDKERDFLMKVGKLAFNMLEQGQFKLKKPKWQEHGVDDTETVIKSGLCMQYITKTMVFYQDKVISFIHPTMQEYLAALYVFLTFTNQGKNIFEHQLKDKVRGIFKAHKVMELYKSAVDRSLPYEDGKLDIFLRFLFGMALKTNLELLQPFCTSSVKWPTFIEDAAALIRKRIRENEYPGRNSNLQCCLDELGV comes from the exons ATGATGGATGACAGTGAATTGGAGGCGATAGCCACGCCATCAGGCAGCTCTTCCATTGGGGATGCAGTATCTGGTAGAGCACAGAGTGTGCCTGATGAAGGTGAAGATGACGAGCTCTACTACATCCCAGAGAGACGACCTTCTCTGGACCTGGGACCGAGTCCAATGGATACCAGCCACTG GCATTATGTGGACCAGGCCTCTGCTCCACCTCTGAGCTACAATTCAATGACAAGTGAGGAGAACTTAAGCACCATGGATGTCGACGATGGATCCTCTACGAG GGTCCagctggacagagcagattCATACTCAAGCTGCTACTCCTTTGACAGTGACGACTGTGAAAAAAGAATCCCCAG GGTTAAAAGCAACGATGATGCAGTCTCAGAGCCTTCTGGCACACCCGAGTTAATCCAAGACCCAAATGCGATCAGGCATCCCTCACTGACAGTGGCTTTCACTTTTAAG GCTATTTGTGCAACCCTTGGGAAGCTGACTGAAGCAGACTTTAAGAGATTCAAGATGATGCTGTGGAAGCGTTACCCACAGTCATTCAACACTCCTCCCCAAAGCATGGACATGGTGGACCTTGTGGACCGGTTACTTGAGTGTTATGACCTGGAGGTGTCTTTGCAGATCACCAGAACCCTTCTTGAGGAAATGGAGCGAAATAATATCATTGATTTTCTCCAGACTTTGTGCATCAGAA aTGAAGTACGTCACGAGCTAAAGGAGACTCTGAAGAGGATCTATGGCAAAGTGTATGAGGACTGGGCCATGCAGGGAGAGAAAAGGCCTCTTGATGATGTCTTTACTAATCTCCACATAACCTCAACATCCAATAATGGCCCAAATCTTGAACATGAGGTCCTGACCATAGAAAAGCTGGACACCAACCACAAGGAAGGGAAACTGCTTTCTACTGGGGATATCTTGAGCGCTGAAAGGCTCGAGCAATCAAGCTTAAAGTTATTGCTGGTCACAGGAGCGGCGGGGTCAGGGAAGTCTATGGCAATCAGAAAGTTAATCCTTGATTGGGTTGAAGAGCGTTCCCACCAGCATGTGTCCTTCTTGTTTCCTTTGCCGTTCAGAGAACTCAAAAAGTTTGAGGATTCTGAGGTGTCCCTCGTGGATATAATTCAAACACTCTAcccagaaacaaaaaaactgacagAACAGGATTATAGAAGCGACGACTGCAAGCTAATGTTTATCTTTGACGGTCTCGATGAGTACAATGGCCCGCTTGACTTTCAAAACACTACGCTTGTCGGGGACCACACAGAGGCCACCACCCTGAACATCCTCGTGGTCAACCTCCTCAGAAGTAGGCTGCTCTACCGCGCCCTATTTGTGTTCTTCTCCCGGCCGCCAGTAAAGCGCTGCATCCCTTGGGATACGCCTCGTGATCAGATAGAAGTGCGTGGTTTCCATGACTCTGAAAGGGAGGAGTACTTCAGGAAGAGATTTAAGGACCCAAATCAAGCAGCTCGAGTTATTGCGTATATCAACTCCTCCAAAACCCTCCGCATCATGTGCCACCTGCCCTTGTTTTGCTCACTGGTGGCTGATGAGCACCAGCACATATTTAAAGAGCAGGGAACAGGGGCAGAAGTGCCAAGGAGCATCACCTACATGTACACAAAGTTGCTGCTTGCACTCACACGTCAGCATCACACATTTAGAGCTCGATATTGTAGCCCAGATAAAGAGAGAGACTTCCTCATGAAAGTTGGAAAGTTGGCCTTCAACATGCTGGAACAAGGCCAGTTCAAGCTCAAGAAGCCTAAGTGGCAAGAGCATGGAGTGGATGACACGGAGACAGTGATCAAGAGCGGTCTGTGCATGCAATACATCACAAAGACAATGGTTTTCTATCAGGATAAAGTCATCAGCTTTATCCACCCCACCATGCAGGAGTACCTGGCTGCCCTTTATGTGTTTCTCACCTTCACAAATCAGGGGAAGAACATTTTTGAGCACCAGCTGAAAGACAAGGTCAGGGGAATATTCAAGGCACACAAAGTGATGGAGCTGTACAAGAGCGCTGTGGACAGAAGCTTGCCGTATGAGGACGGCAAACTGGACATCTTCCTGCGTTTCCTGTTTGGCATGGCTCTTAAGACCAACCTGGAGCTTCTCCAGCCATTCTGCACATCTTCTGTAAAGTGGCCAACATTCATTGAAGATGCCGCTGCTCTCATCCGGAAGAGGATTAGAGAAAATGAGTATCCTGGCAGAAATAGCAACTTGCAGTGCTGCCTGGACGAGCTGGGTGTGTGA